From the endosymbiont of Bathymodiolus septemdierum str. Myojin knoll genome, one window contains:
- a CDS encoding M48 family metallopeptidase, whose translation MQFNLFTLLFLIAAFSYVLTMIWLNSRQAKSVQDSFTEIPEEFAEKITLSQHQKAANYTRAKLKINNLEILFSIVVLLGWTLGGGLEWLDEFWRSVTADTLYTGVGFIISLMLIGTVIDLPFSLYRTFVLEEKFGFNKTTLSTLIGDMAKGFMLMMAIGLPLLYVILYLMDEMGRYWWFYVWLVLTGFSLLMLWLYPAFIAPIFNKFKPLDNPVLKAKIDHLLKRTGFKSDGVFVMDGSKRSSHGNAYFTGIGKNKRIVFFDTLLKGMEEQEVEAILAHELGHFHHKHVRKQMIISFLTTLLGLALLGYLITQPWFFHGLGISEMSNYSALVLFSLSVPLFSFFITPISSAFSRKYEFEADTFAAKHTNANDLISSLVKLYRDNASTLTPDRLYSAFHDSHPNASIRINHLRRSK comes from the coding sequence ATGCAATTCAACCTATTTACTTTACTGTTTTTAATTGCTGCGTTTTCCTATGTGCTAACAATGATATGGCTCAATAGTCGACAAGCAAAATCTGTACAAGACTCCTTTACCGAGATACCCGAGGAGTTTGCAGAAAAAATCACCTTATCGCAACATCAAAAAGCAGCAAATTACACCCGTGCTAAATTAAAAATTAACAACTTGGAAATTCTTTTTTCAATCGTAGTTTTACTGGGTTGGACTCTAGGTGGAGGACTAGAATGGCTAGATGAATTTTGGCGCTCTGTGACGGCAGATACACTTTATACTGGCGTTGGATTTATCATTAGTTTAATGCTGATTGGCACAGTAATTGATTTGCCATTTAGTCTATACCGTACTTTTGTTTTAGAGGAAAAATTTGGCTTTAATAAAACCACGCTTAGCACTTTGATTGGTGATATGGCTAAGGGCTTTATGCTGATGATGGCGATTGGTTTACCGCTATTATATGTAATTTTATATTTAATGGATGAGATGGGTCGCTATTGGTGGTTTTATGTTTGGCTTGTTTTAACAGGGTTTTCCTTATTGATGTTATGGCTTTATCCTGCATTCATCGCACCGATTTTTAACAAGTTTAAGCCCTTAGATAATCCAGTCTTAAAAGCCAAAATTGATCATCTGTTAAAACGCACAGGATTTAAAAGTGATGGTGTGTTTGTCATGGATGGTTCTAAGCGCTCATCACATGGCAACGCTTACTTTACTGGTATCGGTAAAAACAAACGCATTGTCTTTTTTGACACATTACTCAAAGGCATGGAAGAGCAAGAAGTAGAGGCAATTTTGGCGCATGAATTAGGGCATTTTCACCATAAACATGTACGCAAACAAATGATAATCTCCTTTCTAACCACTTTATTAGGTCTGGCATTGTTGGGTTATTTAATTACCCAACCTTGGTTTTTTCATGGGCTAGGCATTAGTGAAATGAGTAATTATTCTGCTTTGGTTTTATTTAGTTTGTCTGTGCCATTGTTTAGTTTTTTTATCACTCCAATCAGTAGTGCTTTTTCACGAAAATACGAATTTGAAGCGGACACTTTTGCCGCCAAACACACAAATGCCAATGATTTAATCTCTAGTCTAGTTAAGCTTTATCGCGACAATGCCTCAACCTTAACGCCAGATAGGTTATACTCAGCATTTCATGATTCACACCCAAATGCGTCAATTCGTATCAACCATTTAAGAAGGTCTAAATAA
- a CDS encoding ImmA/IrrE family metallo-endopeptidase, giving the protein MIKLDLIEFADYIRPKEIVDEILKQNPNIKIPIPLSEIAKNIGIVDIDYRPLGNLEGALVANEYKTEGVILINNSKEAGTKERQRFTLGHEIGHFMIPRHGHKMSCSISDMSTTNKDEKIEIEANDFASKILMPDQLFCKGSLFDNPSIENIKKLAVIYGVSFAACSNKYITNHHEPLAMVFYKNKKFRYFKKSKDFPFYFSFECKKGTQLPLDSLANNLNDFSDENISLDYTDASVWISKTNGFLLPDEIIEEVYIQKNGYSVVLLKFEEEIEEIENY; this is encoded by the coding sequence GTGATTAAATTAGATCTTATTGAATTTGCTGATTACATTCGCCCTAAAGAAATAGTTGATGAAATATTAAAGCAAAACCCAAATATTAAAATACCAATACCACTTAGTGAAATCGCTAAAAATATTGGCATAGTGGATATTGATTACAGACCACTTGGAAATCTTGAGGGTGCTTTAGTGGCTAATGAGTATAAGACAGAGGGTGTTATACTTATAAACAATTCAAAAGAAGCAGGAACAAAAGAGAGGCAAAGATTTACTTTAGGACACGAAATTGGGCATTTTATGATTCCACGCCATGGACATAAAATGAGTTGTTCTATTTCTGATATGAGTACCACTAATAAAGATGAGAAAATTGAAATTGAGGCAAATGACTTTGCATCAAAGATATTAATGCCCGATCAATTATTTTGCAAAGGCAGTCTTTTTGATAATCCATCGATTGAAAATATAAAAAAACTTGCAGTAATTTATGGAGTAAGTTTTGCAGCGTGTTCCAATAAATACATAACAAATCATCACGAGCCTTTAGCGATGGTATTTTACAAAAATAAAAAGTTTAGATACTTTAAGAAAAGTAAAGACTTTCCTTTTTATTTTAGTTTTGAATGTAAAAAAGGCACCCAATTGCCACTAGATAGTTTGGCTAATAACTTGAATGATTTTTCAGATGAAAATATAAGTTTGGATTATACTGACGCTTCAGTTTGGATTAGTAAAACCAATGGCTTTTTATTACCTGATGAAATAATAGAAGAGGTCTATATTCAGAAAAATGGGTATTCTGTCGTATTACTTAAGTTTGAAGAAGAGATTGAAGAAATCGAAAATTATTGA
- a CDS encoding DUF2188 domain-containing protein: MPNKNQHVVPHGKEWAVKGAGNTKATSIHETQKSAIDAGRKISRSQESELFIHRKNGQIRDRDSYGNDPFPPKG, from the coding sequence ATGCCAAATAAAAATCAACATGTTGTACCCCACGGAAAAGAGTGGGCAGTAAAAGGAGCTGGTAATACGAAAGCAACGTCAATCCATGAAACACAAAAAAGTGCGATTGATGCTGGTAGAAAAATTAGCAGATCACAAGAGTCAGAATTATTTATCCACAGGAAAAATGGACAAATAAGAGATAGAGATAGTTATGGGAACGACCCATTTCCGCCAAAAGGATAA
- a CDS encoding YegP family protein — protein sequence MSNGKFEIYKGNDNQYWFRLKAVNGENIGKSEGYVAKQSAENGIESVRKNSQSLNNFTIKQSDRDNQWYFNLKSADNGQVILTGSEGYASKQGAEIGIESVKTNAPNAPVDDLT from the coding sequence ATGAGTAATGGAAAATTTGAAATATACAAAGGTAATGACAATCAATATTGGTTTAGATTAAAAGCTGTAAATGGAGAAAATATTGGTAAATCTGAAGGGTATGTTGCTAAGCAATCTGCTGAAAACGGAATAGAGTCTGTTAGAAAAAACTCACAAAGTCTTAATAACTTTACAATCAAGCAAAGTGATAGAGACAATCAGTGGTATTTCAATTTGAAATCAGCAGATAATGGTCAAGTAATTCTTACTGGTTCTGAGGGCTACGCTTCTAAACAAGGCGCAGAAATCGGAATTGAGTCAGTAAAGACGAATGCACCAAACGCTCCTGTAGATGATTTAACTTAA
- a CDS encoding zinc-finger domain-containing protein — protein sequence MTIGINDFQQKNVSFSVIKRKDLPAHCPPIEAQKWNMHPKVFMQFSNKGEAVCPYCGSKYQLVD from the coding sequence ATGACCATAGGTATTAATGATTTTCAACAAAAGAATGTGAGTTTCAGTGTTATAAAAAGAAAAGATTTGCCTGCACATTGTCCACCAATTGAAGCGCAAAAATGGAACATGCATCCCAAGGTATTTATGCAGTTTAGTAACAAGGGCGAGGCAGTTTGCCCATACTGCGGCTCCAAATATCAGTTAGTTGACTGA
- a CDS encoding M61 family metallopeptidase, with the protein MIYYQITPKNVNAHLFEVHLTLSNPNPLGQVFSLPNWIPGSYLVRDFTKHIVRIKAQSNGKSIKIKKLDKNHWIVQPCTNTIKLTYEVYAYDLSVRCAYLTNQRAFFNGSSVFLHALGFDQAPCEVTLNYPAEKVLGKWRCATTLTLKSKQQDSEIYTADNYEDLIDHPVEMADFSRFEFSVDNIPHAMTITGEHTTDIARLQDDLRCICQHHIDFFGGQVPFDEYLFLTLVTHKDYGGLEHKKSSSLICARKELPVIGKPDINPEYARFLALCSHEYFHAWWVKTVKPASFYNLDMSRENHTEQLWIFEGFTSYYDELSLLRTQLLSIEQYLTLFAQTISKVQRGTGRYKQSLAESSFDAWTKFYQQDENAPNAIVSYYTKGAVFAFVLDIEIRKRTNNKYSLDSVMRIIWQDYQTIGLEDDTVQTLVAEITQSDFSEFFDAYLYGVDDLPLKQAFDYIGINCEFIHKPGDLLNIGLGIDKTQKYAVVTHILDNSCVQNAGLYVRDKILSINGVKLKAKDLVKTLGSCNEGEMIKMGILRDKAPLEIKLNITLTEKSHCVLTPDAKSSQETLKRQKQWALPK; encoded by the coding sequence ATGATTTATTATCAAATCACCCCAAAGAATGTTAATGCACACCTCTTTGAGGTGCATTTAACTTTAAGCAATCCAAACCCATTAGGACAGGTATTTTCGTTACCAAACTGGATTCCAGGCAGTTACTTAGTGCGTGATTTTACCAAACATATTGTTCGTATTAAGGCGCAAAGTAATGGTAAATCTATCAAAATTAAAAAGTTAGATAAAAACCATTGGATTGTTCAACCTTGCACAAATACTATTAAACTCACTTATGAGGTATACGCCTATGATTTATCTGTGCGATGTGCCTACCTCACCAATCAACGCGCCTTTTTCAATGGTAGTAGTGTGTTTTTACACGCGCTTGGCTTTGACCAAGCACCTTGTGAAGTTACCCTTAATTACCCAGCAGAAAAAGTGCTGGGGAAATGGCGTTGTGCCACAACGCTCACCTTAAAAAGTAAACAGCAGGATAGTGAGATTTATACCGCTGATAATTATGAAGATTTAATTGATCATCCCGTTGAAATGGCGGACTTTAGCCGTTTTGAATTTAGCGTGGATAATATTCCCCATGCGATGACTATTACTGGCGAGCATACGACGGATATTGCTAGATTGCAAGATGATTTGCGCTGTATTTGTCAGCATCACATTGATTTTTTCGGTGGTCAAGTACCTTTTGATGAATATCTGTTTCTAACCTTGGTAACCCATAAAGATTACGGTGGCTTAGAGCATAAAAAATCCAGTAGTTTAATTTGCGCCAGAAAAGAACTGCCAGTGATAGGAAAACCTGACATAAACCCTGAATATGCACGCTTCTTAGCATTATGCTCGCATGAATATTTCCATGCTTGGTGGGTTAAAACCGTTAAACCTGCAAGTTTTTACAACCTTGATATGAGCCGTGAAAACCACACCGAACAATTATGGATTTTTGAAGGTTTTACCTCTTATTATGATGAACTTTCGTTACTACGAACACAATTATTATCCATTGAGCAATATTTAACGCTATTTGCGCAAACCATCAGCAAGGTTCAGCGCGGTACAGGTCGTTACAAGCAATCTTTGGCGGAGTCTAGCTTTGATGCATGGACCAAATTTTATCAACAAGATGAAAATGCACCCAATGCCATCGTTAGTTATTATACCAAGGGAGCAGTATTTGCATTTGTATTAGATATTGAAATTCGTAAACGCACCAATAATAAATATTCCTTGGACAGTGTGATGCGCATAATTTGGCAAGACTATCAAACCATAGGTTTGGAAGATGACACTGTGCAAACGCTGGTAGCAGAGATTACCCAAAGTGATTTTAGCGAATTTTTTGACGCCTATTTATATGGCGTAGATGATTTGCCACTGAAACAAGCCTTTGATTACATCGGCATTAACTGTGAATTCATCCACAAGCCAGGTGATTTATTGAATATTGGCTTGGGCATTGATAAAACCCAAAAATACGCCGTTGTCACGCATATCCTTGATAATTCCTGCGTGCAAAATGCAGGGCTGTATGTTAGGGATAAAATTCTAAGCATCAATGGTGTTAAATTAAAGGCTAAAGACTTGGTAAAAACACTAGGTTCTTGCAATGAAGGTGAAATGATTAAAATGGGAATCTTAAGAGACAAGGCGCCACTTGAAATAAAACTCAACATTACACTCACTGAAAAATCACATTGCGTTCTGACACCTGATGCCAAATCTAGTCAAGAAACCTTAAAAAGACAAAAACAATGGGCGTTGCCAAAATAA
- a CDS encoding aspartate kinase: MALIVQKYGGTSVGSVERIQAVAKKIKAFSEKGDQLVVSVSAMSGETNRLTEIAQEIQDVPSLREMDVLLTTGEQVTISLLSMALQQLGCDAISYTGSQVRITTDSAHGKARIKSIDDHRIHASLGAGKVVVVAGFQGVDEEGHITTLGRGGSDTTAVALAAALKADECQIYTDVDGVYTTDPRIEPNARKMNTVSYEEMLEMASLGSKVLQIRSVEFASKYKVPLRVLSSLIDNPTGTLITSEENIMEKAIISGIAHNKDEAKLSLIGVPDKPGIAFKILKPISEANIEVDMIVQSVSAREGLTNFAFTVHRNDFSKAEEILQKVCKGLDAKAVQSDDNVVKVSLVGIGMRSHAGIATQMFEILHEENVNIQMISTSEIKISVVIDAKYLELAVRSLHAAFELDKE; encoded by the coding sequence GTGGCGTTAATCGTTCAAAAATATGGTGGCACTTCAGTAGGCTCGGTAGAGCGAATTCAAGCGGTTGCTAAAAAAATTAAAGCTTTTAGTGAGAAAGGCGATCAACTGGTTGTTAGTGTTTCAGCAATGAGCGGTGAGACCAATCGTCTGACTGAAATCGCTCAAGAAATACAAGATGTGCCGTCTTTGAGGGAGATGGATGTATTATTGACAACGGGTGAGCAGGTGACGATTTCTTTGCTTTCAATGGCATTGCAACAGCTTGGTTGCGATGCGATTTCTTATACCGGTTCACAGGTGCGTATTACTACCGATAGTGCGCATGGTAAGGCGCGTATCAAATCTATTGATGACCATCGCATTCATGCCAGTTTGGGTGCAGGTAAGGTGGTGGTGGTTGCAGGGTTTCAAGGTGTAGATGAAGAAGGGCATATTACCACACTTGGTCGCGGGGGGTCTGATACCACTGCAGTGGCTTTGGCGGCAGCGCTAAAGGCGGATGAATGTCAGATTTACACCGATGTAGATGGGGTTTATACTACCGACCCTCGTATTGAGCCGAATGCCAGAAAAATGAATACCGTGAGTTATGAAGAGATGCTAGAAATGGCATCGCTTGGCTCAAAAGTCTTACAAATTCGCAGTGTAGAATTTGCATCAAAATATAAAGTACCATTGCGCGTATTGTCGTCACTGATTGATAATCCGACGGGTACATTAATTACCAGCGAGGAAAATATTATGGAAAAAGCTATTATTTCAGGAATCGCACACAATAAAGATGAGGCAAAACTCAGTTTGATTGGTGTGCCAGACAAGCCAGGCATTGCGTTTAAAATTTTGAAGCCGATTAGTGAGGCAAATATCGAAGTTGATATGATTGTGCAAAGCGTTTCTGCGCGTGAAGGGTTGACGAATTTTGCCTTCACGGTGCACCGTAATGATTTTAGTAAAGCGGAAGAAATTTTGCAAAAAGTTTGTAAAGGTTTAGATGCAAAAGCGGTTCAGTCTGATGATAATGTCGTTAAGGTATCATTAGTAGGTATTGGAATGCGTTCACATGCGGGTATTGCGACGCAGATGTTTGAGATATTGCATGAAGAAAATGTGAACATCCAAATGATTTCCACTTCTGAAATTAAGATTTCAGTAGTGATTGATGCAAAATATTTAGAGTTGGCAGTGCGTTCATTGCACGCTGCATTTGAATTAGATAAGGAATAG
- the rsgA gene encoding ribosome small subunit-dependent GTPase A — MSLTRRQKWRIEKIQAERIARVNRVAENSETLENNNAEAQTGLVITRYGQRLLVENESDELIQCTARRNIDLSVAGDQVVFQMNDDDTGVVTALLKRDNTLERSHKLIAANIDELWLVVAIEPHYQFDLIDRYLVVAENGGLPIRIIVNKIELSDNIEQVKTDFSMYQSIGYEVSYLSVKEQIGTQAFKQQLNDKTHIFLGQSGVGKSSLINELIPDLNLRVNEISVKSKLGKHTTTNTTLYHIPSGGDLIDSPGVREFHLDNLSNQEILQGFKEFKPFVGQCKFRNCAHINEPNCAIKDAIKSSAIHVKRYESYLNLIEL, encoded by the coding sequence TTGAGTTTAACCAGGCGGCAAAAATGGCGTATTGAAAAAATTCAAGCCGAACGAATCGCTAGAGTTAATCGTGTTGCCGAGAATTCTGAAACATTAGAAAACAACAACGCCGAAGCGCAAACAGGTCTAGTTATCACCCGCTATGGTCAGCGCCTATTAGTAGAAAATGAGTCGGATGAGTTGATTCAATGCACTGCCAGACGCAATATTGATTTATCTGTTGCTGGAGACCAAGTGGTTTTTCAAATGAATGACGATGATACTGGTGTTGTTACCGCTCTGTTAAAACGAGACAACACTTTAGAGCGTTCGCACAAACTTATTGCTGCCAATATTGACGAGCTCTGGCTAGTGGTTGCGATTGAACCGCATTATCAATTTGATTTGATTGATCGTTATTTGGTTGTTGCGGAAAATGGGGGGTTACCCATCCGCATCATAGTTAACAAAATTGAGCTTAGCGATAACATAGAGCAAGTTAAAACCGATTTTTCAATGTATCAATCCATCGGCTACGAAGTCAGTTATTTAAGCGTTAAAGAACAAATCGGCACACAGGCATTCAAGCAACAACTCAATGATAAAACCCATATTTTTCTAGGGCAGTCGGGTGTTGGGAAATCCTCTTTAATCAATGAATTGATACCCGATTTAAACCTACGAGTCAATGAAATCTCTGTTAAAAGCAAACTTGGTAAACACACTACCACAAATACCACCCTTTACCATATTCCCTCAGGGGGCGACTTGATTGACTCCCCTGGTGTTCGTGAATTCCATTTAGACAATCTCAGTAATCAAGAAATTCTTCAAGGTTTCAAAGAATTTAAACCCTTCGTTGGTCAATGCAAATTTCGAAATTGTGCCCACATTAACGAACCAAACTGCGCTATTAAGGATGCAATAAAATCATCTGCTATTCATGTCAAACGCTATGAGAGCTATCTAAATTTAATTGAACTCTAA
- a CDS encoding helix-turn-helix domain-containing protein produces the protein MALGLKIKELRLNKKKSLQEVADAIKISKTHIWEIERGTAKNPSLNLLESLSSYFGETIDSLINDDDKIDKNKSFARTIQGMGLTDADYKALEFAAELLKNRKGD, from the coding sequence ATGGCGTTAGGGTTGAAAATAAAAGAATTAAGGTTAAATAAAAAAAAATCACTTCAGGAAGTTGCAGATGCAATAAAAATTTCTAAGACGCACATTTGGGAGATTGAAAGAGGGACAGCAAAAAACCCTTCATTAAATTTGCTTGAGAGTTTGTCAAGTTATTTCGGAGAAACTATAGACTCGTTAATTAATGATGATGACAAGATAGATAAAAATAAAAGCTTTGCACGAACGATACAAGGCATGGGTCTTACTGATGCAGACTATAAGGCATTGGAATTTGCTGCTGAGTTATTAAAAAATAGAAAAGGTGATTAA
- a CDS encoding shikimate kinase, whose product MVKPVQNVILIGPMGSGKTSVGRRLACVLKRDFFDTDFEIVARTGVAIDHIFDVEGEEGFRKRETQMLKDLCEIPNIIIATGGGIVIKEENRNLLKHNGFVVYLSSSVEQLVKRTAKSKTRPLLEQSTNREKTLRDLLTAREDFYQDTADLIVDTTGKKLYSIINEIKKAVGQ is encoded by the coding sequence ATGGTTAAGCCCGTTCAAAATGTCATTTTAATCGGTCCAATGGGCTCTGGTAAAACCTCGGTAGGTCGTCGTCTTGCCTGTGTACTCAAACGCGATTTTTTTGATACTGATTTTGAAATTGTTGCTCGCACAGGTGTTGCTATTGACCATATTTTTGATGTAGAGGGAGAAGAGGGTTTTCGCAAGCGTGAAACGCAAATGCTCAAAGATTTGTGTGAAATTCCTAATATCATCATTGCCACAGGCGGCGGTATTGTGATCAAAGAAGAGAATCGAAACCTGTTAAAACATAATGGTTTTGTAGTTTATCTCTCTTCCAGTGTTGAGCAATTAGTCAAACGCACCGCCAAATCTAAAACCCGACCTTTGTTGGAACAATCAACAAATAGAGAAAAAACTTTGCGTGATTTATTAACCGCCAGAGAAGACTTTTACCAAGACACAGCAGATTTGATAGTGGATACTACAGGTAAAAAACTCTACTCTATTATTAACGAGATAAAAAAGGCAGTCGGACAATGA
- a CDS encoding branched-chain amino acid transaminase → MPGFEDRDGLIWFDGEWVDWREAKIHVLTHTLHYGMGVFEGVRAYQTDKGPAIFRLEEHTNRLFNSAKIMAMDIGYSKDEINQAQRDAVTKNNLDGAYIRPMCFYGSEGMGLRADSLKVHTIIAAWEWGSYLGEDNMKNGLRIRTSSYTRHHANITMTKAKANGNYINSMLALQEALTDGYDEALLLDVDGFVAEGSGENIFIVRDGVLYTPDLTSALAGITRDTIFELAIDLGYKVIEKRITRDEVYCADEAFFTGTAAEVTPIRELDNRTIGNGSRGPITEKLQALYFDCVYGRNDQYKRWIAKGGC, encoded by the coding sequence ATGCCAGGATTTGAAGACAGAGACGGTTTAATTTGGTTTGACGGAGAGTGGGTTGATTGGCGTGAAGCCAAAATTCATGTGCTAACACACACGCTACATTATGGCATGGGTGTGTTTGAAGGTGTTCGTGCTTATCAAACAGATAAAGGTCCTGCGATTTTCCGCTTAGAAGAGCATACAAACAGGCTGTTTAATTCCGCCAAGATTATGGCAATGGACATTGGTTATTCCAAAGATGAAATCAACCAAGCACAGCGAGATGCTGTAACTAAAAACAATTTAGACGGTGCCTATATCCGCCCAATGTGTTTTTACGGATCAGAAGGTATGGGGTTGCGTGCTGACAGCTTGAAAGTTCATACTATTATTGCTGCGTGGGAATGGGGTTCATATCTCGGTGAAGATAATATGAAAAATGGTTTACGCATCCGCACTTCAAGTTATACCCGTCATCATGCTAATATTACAATGACTAAGGCAAAAGCAAATGGCAATTACATTAATTCAATGTTAGCATTGCAAGAGGCACTAACAGATGGTTATGATGAAGCATTATTATTGGATGTTGATGGTTTTGTTGCCGAAGGCAGTGGTGAAAATATTTTTATCGTTCGTGATGGCGTTCTCTATACGCCTGATTTAACTTCTGCATTGGCGGGCATCACTCGTGATACTATTTTTGAACTTGCCATAGATTTGGGTTATAAAGTGATTGAAAAACGCATCACCCGTGATGAAGTATATTGTGCGGATGAAGCGTTTTTTACTGGCACTGCTGCAGAAGTAACACCCATTCGTGAGCTAGATAATCGCACAATCGGTAACGGCTCTCGTGGCCCAATCACTGAGAAATTACAAGCATTATATTTTGATTGTGTTTACGGTCGTAACGATCAGTATAAACGCTGGATTGCCAAAGGAGGCTGCTAA
- a CDS encoding TolC family protein, whose protein sequence is MKSTLIISVLLIAINVQAMTEQDFVERLKFIHPFFKQQTLLSTIKKIEKVATTANEDWIVALDSTYQNETNAADALATYNDLTTTSIGVSATKKHVTTGSDIVIKHTWSENNKDLNSTHNQFSIDYVYPLLRNRGGINDRLSGDIAKISIAKNRLERLEAEEGFIFKQLTRFVDLAYAQQQRLIDERRLTLAKKELTLVKKKYTASVVERVDVLLQEDAYQRAKQQLLQAQQELILLRHEIAIMLGLDFKEIVAEIDLYKMYNPKVTNLKNYLIENSRVLKISELEKNTIKRQLRSFKNQSRAKLNLNLGLSNDTYSKSIDNQSTTWRVGLGLAYPLGGVQTKSDIQKANQQILSLEQSKQQQLLDIYTKAKTLKEKIQLLKEMLTSNKVQIDIAKARTIEEKQRYVNGNGQASFVINAQNNEQIVELNYTKTAKNYQKAVLEFKATIDRLL, encoded by the coding sequence ATGAAAAGTACTTTAATCATTAGTGTGCTACTTATTGCTATAAATGTTCAGGCAATGACAGAACAAGATTTTGTTGAGCGCCTTAAATTTATTCATCCTTTTTTCAAGCAACAAACGCTTTTAAGTACGATTAAAAAGATTGAAAAGGTGGCAACTACTGCTAATGAAGACTGGATTGTTGCACTGGATAGCACTTATCAAAACGAAACCAATGCCGCAGATGCATTGGCAACTTATAACGATTTAACCACGACTTCTATTGGTGTCTCTGCCACTAAAAAACATGTAACGACGGGCAGCGATATTGTCATAAAGCACACCTGGTCAGAAAATAACAAAGACCTAAATAGCACTCACAATCAATTCTCTATTGATTATGTCTATCCTTTATTACGCAATAGAGGTGGTATAAATGACCGTCTTAGTGGTGATATAGCGAAAATTTCCATTGCTAAAAATCGGTTGGAACGACTTGAGGCAGAAGAGGGGTTTATTTTTAAACAGTTAACCCGTTTTGTAGATTTGGCGTATGCACAGCAACAGCGGTTGATTGACGAACGACGACTAACATTAGCAAAAAAAGAATTGACCTTGGTAAAAAAGAAATACACTGCCTCAGTTGTAGAAAGAGTGGATGTGCTTTTACAAGAAGATGCCTACCAAAGGGCAAAGCAGCAATTGTTACAAGCGCAACAAGAATTAATATTACTGCGTCATGAAATTGCCATTATGCTTGGACTTGATTTTAAAGAAATTGTCGCTGAAATAGATTTGTACAAGATGTATAACCCTAAAGTAACAAATTTAAAGAACTACCTGATAGAGAATTCTAGGGTGTTAAAAATCAGCGAACTGGAAAAAAATACAATAAAGCGTCAATTGCGTAGTTTTAAAAACCAATCTAGGGCAAAACTTAATTTAAACTTGGGTCTTAGTAATGATACCTACTCAAAATCAATTGACAATCAAAGCACCACTTGGCGCGTAGGCCTGGGTTTAGCCTATCCTTTGGGTGGCGTTCAAACTAAGAGTGATATTCAAAAAGCCAATCAGCAGATTTTAAGTTTAGAGCAGTCTAAACAACAACAGTTATTGGATATTTATACAAAGGCAAAAACCTTAAAAGAGAAAATTCAATTATTAAAGGAAATGTTAACTTCTAATAAAGTGCAAATCGACATTGCTAAAGCACGCACTATTGAAGAAAAACAGCGTTATGTGAATGGTAATGGGCAGGCGAGTTTTGTGATTAATGCGCAAAATAACGAACAGATTGTTGAATTAAATTATACAAAAACGGCCAAAAATTATCAAAAGGCTGTACTTGAATTTAAGGCTACGATTGATCGTTTGCTATAA